The following nucleotide sequence is from Lacinutrix sp. Hel_I_90.
TCAATATTCCCGTAGCCAAAACTTCCATTTCTATTAGGATAGAATTCTGAAGATTGCTTTAATTTATTTAGTACTTGTGTTCTACTCCAACTTGGGTGAATTGACCAAACTAAGGCTGCAATTCCTGCTGTCGTTGCTGTTGCTACAGAAGAACCTCCGGTATAACTTCTTTGATTATCGTAGAAACCTAAAACCGGTGGGTGTTTACTTGTGTTATTATCACCTTCCATTATAATGGTGAAATCAATTTTGCTTCCGCTATGGCAAGTCTCACATCTTTCGTAATTAGGGCCATCATCAACTCCTGTTACGGCCACAACTTCACTCATAGTCGCTGGAAAAATAACACCATAACCATTGGTAAAACTAGTAGACGTTCCTCCAGCTGCGAAAATTAATTTGTTTTTACTATAGGCATATTTTACAGCATCTTTAATGTTACCAATAGACCACACGTAACCAATAGACATTGAAATAATTTTCACATCACTTCTGTTAGCCAATTCAGTTAATGCTTTAGAAACACCTTTACGTTCATGATAGTCATTTAGCAATACATCTTCTGTGGCACGATACGCTACTAAATTCGAATTGTATGCTACACCTACAGGCATGCCGTTATCGTTTCTTGGTGCTGCCATTGTTGATGCCATTTGCGTCCCATGACCACATTTATCATGTGGGCCATCATAATTATTAGACCACCACCAAGCAGAATCTATAAACGTCCCATACTTTTGTACAAAACGCCCATTTGAATACCCATCGTTTATACCACCAGAATTTAGCAAAGATTGAGATTGAGAGACTCCCGTATCAATTAAACCAATAGTAACTCCAGCACCTGTACTATAGTTCCAGGCTTGTGGAATGTTGTGCTTTTGAAAATTCCAGGCTACCTGAGCGTTGTTTGGTGCTATGGTAGTATAATGTGAACTATTAATAGACGCACCATCTTTATTACAACCAGAACTTGAACGCATGGCATTGTCTGCTCCAAAATGATTGTATCCATTTGGTTCTAAATAACGAACGTTATCTGCTTTTCTTAAGTCTTCGATTGTTTTAATGTTCTCTACTTTTACATCGATCACATTAATAATTTCATGCTCTACAACCGTTTCCTTTCCGCGGGAGTAGTTTTCGTTGGCCTCGATTATTTTCAAGATATTATCTTTC
It contains:
- a CDS encoding S8 family serine peptidase translates to MKTNFSKLLLLVAVCMLSSCAEDTTNDFKEIEEQTIDQSKPLTIAEINAEIELQLSKGQEFDWKNESNHFLWSAVIHGNNILTVGYGNDNESFSENRSAALETKKDNILKIIEANENYSRGKETVVEHEIINVIDVKVENIKTIEDLRKADNVRYLEPNGYNHFGADNAMRSSSGCNKDGASINSSHYTTIAPNNAQVAWNFQKHNIPQAWNYSTGAGVTIGLIDTGVSQSQSLLNSGGINDGYSNGRFVQKYGTFIDSAWWWSNNYDGPHDKCGHGTQMASTMAAPRNDNGMPVGVAYNSNLVAYRATEDVLLNDYHERKGVSKALTELANRSDVKIISMSIGYVWSIGNIKDAVKYAYSKNKLIFAAGGTSTSFTNGYGVIFPATMSEVVAVTGVDDGPNYERCETCHSGSKIDFTIIMEGDNNTSKHPPVLGFYDNQRSYTGGSSVATATTAGIAALVWSIHPSWSRTQVLNKLKQSSEFYPNRNGSFGYGNIDALQAVQ